The Phoenix dactylifera cultivar Barhee BC4 unplaced genomic scaffold, palm_55x_up_171113_PBpolish2nd_filt_p 000261F, whole genome shotgun sequence genomic interval TCTGGTCCGGAAACAGAGCCAGATCACCGCCTTCTTCTCCCTGGGTAAGGGTTCGCAAGAAAAACACAGCCCCAGCCCGAGCCCTAACCCTAGCTCCAGCCCTAGCGCTAAGCCTAGTCCGGACCCTTCTCCGTCGCTAGGGAAGAAGAATAAGCCCCTTCTGGTTATCCCTCCTAGTCCCGCTTCCAACCCTAGAACCCCGCCGACAGCCAGGGAGAGGGCCTGCTCCGAGGACGTGGTCGGGAGGAGGATCAGGGTCTTCTGGCCCCTCGATAAAGCGTGGCACGAGGGCAGTGTCAAGTCTTTCGATGAGGCCTCCCGGAAGCACCTGGTCGAATACGACGATGCTGAGGAAGAAAGCTTGGACCTTGGGAAGGAGAAGTTTGAGTGGGTCGAGGAGGAGCCCTCGAGGAGACTCCGACGGCTGCGGCGGATGTCGGATCCGGTGGAGACGCCGTGCAGTGCAGGGGACGTGGAGGACGGGAGCAGTGCGGAGGATTCTACTGACGATGAGGAGTGGGGTAAGGGGATGGGGAAGGACATGGTGGAGGATGACTCAGAGGAGGAGATCGTTGTAAGCTCAAGAAGGTCCCGGTCGGGGAATTCTTCAGAGTAtcggaaaaggaagaagatcgAAGTTGCAAAGTTGGACTGTGCTAAAAAGGTTAGATTTGATGGAGATGGAGATGGAGAGAAGAGTGCATCAAAAGCCTCTTTGAGCGGCATCAGAACCAGCACTGCTGGGTCCCTGAGCAATTTTGAGAGTAAGAAAGATGGTCCCGACTACCTATAGACGTGAAATATTGCATGTGGTGCAGTAAGAAAATAAGTGTTAGATTTTGGGAAAAAGAGACTCAAGGGAATTAGTGCACCAGAGTTTATGGATGTCTCAAATGGTATTTTTTGATTGAAATCTACCTTCAAGGGATACTATTGCTGCCAGTTTACATGGATAAATAAGGGCCTGTttgatattattattgtgtttgtgTTTTTGTTTCC includes:
- the LOC120105334 gene encoding DNA mismatch repair protein MSH6-like, with protein sequence MAPPRRLSNGRSPLVRKQSQITAFFSLGKGSQEKHSPSPSPNPSSSPSAKPSPDPSPSLGKKNKPLLVIPPSPASNPRTPPTARERACSEDVVGRRIRVFWPLDKAWHEGSVKSFDEASRKHLVEYDDAEEESLDLGKEKFEWVEEEPSRRLRRLRRMSDPVETPCSAGDVEDGSSAEDSTDDEEWGKGMGKDMVEDDSEEEIVVSSRRSRSGNSSEYRKRKKIEVAKLDCAKKVRFDGDGDGEKSASKASLSGIRTSTAGSLSNFERGQVLHTLDSSLTGEAAERFGKREAERFRFLGE